In Pseudomonadota bacterium, the DNA window ACATTCAATTTTTCAGAGCATAAAGTGTAAATATAAGGCTTAGGCTTATTAACGCCAGTGGGATCTTTTATATGAGATAAATCATCATGCCCTGAGATGATAAGATCGAATGTTTCAGGAAAAAGTCCCATAGCTTTTAAATTTCTATGGATTTCTTCGTGGGGAGCAGAAGAAGCGATTGCCACTTTAATGTTTTTTTCTCGTTTCAAGGCAATTATTTTCCTCAAAAACACGAGTGCATCTTTAAAAAGAGGAACTTTTTTGTCTTGTAAGCACCTATATTCTGCCTCTTTAATTTTAATAACATCTTCTATAACAAATTCTTTCATTGCTTTTTCCTGAAATTTTTGCGCTATTTCTTGGGAAGAATATCCAACAAGAGGTAGATAATCTTCCTCTTCAAAAGAAATCTGGAAAGTTTCAAAGGCTTTTTTCCATGCGAGATATTTTAAATATTCAGTATCAACAAGAATACCATCACAGTCGAAAATAAAAGCGGTATAGATTTTAGAAGTCGTAGTCATTTCTATATCAGAGTGTTGGTTAGCTTGTTCATCGTTGTGAGATGAAAAAGAACGCCTATTTTTATCTTTTTGCTCACTATCGTCGAGCGCATTAATTTGAAAGGTTGTTATAAACATAGCAAAAAAAAGCAGTATAGAAAAATTCTTTATATCCATAACAATCCTTTATCATTAACTCGTAAAAAAATTTAATTTATAGAGCCACTTAATTAAAAAACCTTCCTGTT includes these proteins:
- a CDS encoding HAD family phosphatase, with amino-acid sequence MDIKNFSILLFFAMFITTFQINALDDSEQKDKNRRSFSSHNDEQANQHSDIEMTTTSKIYTAFIFDCDGILVDTEYLKYLAWKKAFETFQISFEEEDYLPLVGYSSQEIAQKFQEKAMKEFVIEDVIKIKEAEYRCLQDKKVPLFKDALVFLRKIIALKREKNIKVAIASSAPHEEIHRNLKAMGLFPETFDLIISGHDDLSHIKDPTGVNKPKPYIYTLCSEKLNVTPEECVVFEDTHAGVMAALTAGLDVIAVPNRFTASHDFRKALKATPFNQIELLETPSGISLRL